Part of the Sphingobium lignivorans genome is shown below.
GCGGGAGAATGTCGCGGCGACCGTCTCGCTCAAACGCTGCGCGCCGGGCGCGAGCCCGAACAGATCCATCGCAGCCGCCAGCGCGTCGGCCGGGCGCGCCAGGAAAAGCTGGCTGTCGATGGTCTTAACCCGATCCGGCCCGAACCGCGCGCACAGATCATGGAACAGCTTGTGCTGCGCCAGCCAGCCGACGGCGGCGCATTGCAGATCGGTATGGCGCAGATAGTCCTCGCCCGTGAAGCCGAGGTCGATCACGCCATCCTTGAGCTGGCCCACCACCAGCTCGCGCGCCCAGAGGCGGCACCACATGCCCTTCTTGGCGACGGAGGTGAGGAAAGTTTCGAGAGGCGCGACCATGAGCAGCGCACGCGAAGCCGGCTTGAGCGCCAGTGCCGCGGCGGCCAGGGGATTGAGGATATTGGATGGCTTGACGATCACGGCTTCGCCCGGCTCGAACGGCTTGGCCAGCAGCGTCCCCGCATTGTCGAGCAGGCGGGCGATCTCGCGCGGCTCCCCGCCACGTCGGCGCCATCCCACCACATCCTGAAGGATCAGCGGTTCCTTGAGCGCCATCGAGATGCCGGGCATGTCGAAGGCGCGCGCGGCCAGCGTGGAGCAGCAGAAGGCGGAGTGAAAGATCCAGTGCAGCGGCGCAGGCGAGGCATTGGCCGCCAGCGCCGCCTGTCGATCGACCTTCTCGACTGTCGCGGCCGGCCCCAGATATTCGTCGGTCAGGAATACGGCCTTGCCGTGCTCCCCGCGCGTCACCCGGCGATACCAGATCGTGTCGGTGAGCGGGTCATGGCGATGGGCCAGCCATTCCGGTCTGCCTGCCAGCATTGTCGGATCATCAGCGCCCATGCTCACCATCCTGCCATGACGTCCGCAAAGGAAGAACCCTCCCTTGCAGACGCGTCTTCGCAGCGAAAGGCCGGAGTGCCGACCGCGTCGGACGGCTCTAATAAGCTGTGCCAAAGCTGGCAAGGAAGGCGGGCGGGCTCTTGCACCTGCACAATCTCTATCATAGGATAAACCATGATTTTCCGCGCCAGCCGACATCCGTGAGCGATCGGCAGACAGAGCAACTTCTCGCGCAGGCGATGCAGGCCGCAAGGCGCGGCGATGGCGCGGCGCAGCTTGCCTTTCTGGATCGGGCCTGTGCCACTGCCCCCCGGGATCCGCTGGTACTCAACAGCCGCGGGATGCTGCATCTCCAGCGACAGGAGTATGCCGAAGCGGCCGACATGTTCGCACGTGCAGCAAAGGAAGATCCCAAGGCCCCGGCGCTCTGGATGAACCTCGCCAAGGCCCAGCGGCTGATGGGCGATGACGAGGGCGAGCGAAAGAGCCTGGAACAGGTACTCTCCCTCGACAGGCGCGATTTCCTGGGCCAGCTGCGCATGGCCGAGTTGCATCAAAGGCTGGGCGAGACACAGCAGGCATTGCAGGCTTGGCATGCCGTCCTTCAACTGGCGGCCGGCTCTGCCCAGATCGCGCCGGACCTGCGCCCCGTGCTGGACCAGGCCCGCGCCTGGATCGCACGCGAGCAAGCCCGGGTGGGAGAGGCCGTCGCCGCGGCGACCGATCCCTACATCGCGCCCCTCTCCCAGCGAGATGCGCGCCGGACCCGTGCCTTCATCGATCATGCGCTCGGGCGGCGGCGCATCTATGCGAACGAATGTGCCGGCGTCTGCTATCCGTTCCTGCCGGCGGACGAGTTCTTCGACAGGGAGCATTTTCCCTGGATGGCGGCCCTTGAGGCGCAGACGGACGTCATCCGGGAGGAGTTGTTGGGGATCATCGCCGATCCCGGCGACGCGCTGCGTCCCTATATCCGCCTCGACGAGGGTTCGCCGCAGTCCAAATGGACGCCGCTCGACCGTTCGCTGGATTGGGGCGCCTGCTTCCTGTGGGAATATGGCGCGCCCAATGCGCCGGTGCTGGAGCGATGCCCCGCCACCGCCGAGGTGCTGCGGGCGATTCCGCGCGCAGATATTCCCGGCCGTGGACCGACGGCCTTCTTCTCGCTGCTGCGCCCGCGCAAGCGCATTCCGCCGCACACGGGCGTCACCAACACGCGCACCATCGTGCACTTGCCGCTCGTCGTGCCTCCTGGCTGCGCCTTCCGGGTGGGCGGCGAGACGCGGCCCTGGCGCGTGGGCGAAGCCTTCGCCTTCGACGACACGATCGAGCATGAAGCCTGGAATGACAGCGACGAACTGCGCGCCGTGCTGATCTTCGATGTCTGGAACCCCCATCTTTCCCTCGAAGAAAGGGACGTCATCGCGCGCTATTTCCGTGCGGCCGACGCAAGCGGGGGCGGCGGAGGCGGACCGATCTGACAAAAGGGCATTTACGCGATCGTCACACGATGCGACGATCAAGAAACAGAGACATCAGACCAAAGAAAGGGATCCTCTCGTGCATATGCTTCTCCTGAGCGCGATCGCGCTGAGCACCTCTCCCGCGCCGTCCGCCTTTGCCGATGCCGATGTGATCGCGGCGGAAGAAAAGCTCCCGCGCGATCATCCCCAGGCGATCCGCTGCAAGCGGCTCTCCGTGACCGGATCGCTGGCCCGGCGCGAACGCATCTGCAAGACGAACGCCGAGTGGCTCGCCATCCGCGAGCAGCAGCAGGATGATGCACGCGATCTGGTCGTTCGCTCGCGGGCCGGCATCGATTGCGGCGCACCGGGCGGCGCGGGCTGCTGAGCCACCCGCCCTCATATGTTGCCGCAGCGAACCATTGTGCGCTGCGGCAACTTGTCTTCGCGTTCTGTTTTTGGCATATTCACCTCATCTGCGGCTTATCCGCCTGCCTGAGGATGTGATTCATGCGTCTTGCGCTCATTGCTCTTCTCCTTGCGACTCCGGTGGCGCCCGCCATGGCCCAGCCGGAGTCGGCCGAGCCCGCCAAGCTTCCCAAGGATCATCCCGACGCTGTGCGCTGCCGCCGGCTCGAGGTCACCGGATCGCTCGTGCGCAAGCAGCGCGTCTGCAAGACCAATGCCGAATGGCTTGCAAGCCGCGAACAGCAGCAGGGCGATGCGGATGATCTGGTGACGCGCAGCCGCGGCATGGGCGCGGGCATGGTCGGCGGCTGAACGCCGGCACGACTTTGCCGGATTGCCCGGCCAGAACCTGATGCTCCGGCACCAGGGGACATGAAACACGAAAAGGCGGCGACCCTTTCATGGGCGCCGCCTTTTGCGTCAGGCCTGTTCAGTCATTGGATCGGGCCTCCGCCGGGCGCAAAGACAGGAGTCGGGAGGGAGCGTCCCCTTTGAAGCGGCGACGCCCCTTTGGCCGATCAGCCCACCTTCAGGCTGAGGCCGCCGTCCCCTTCATCGACATGGACCGTCGCGCCGTCCGGCACTTCGCCGCGCAGGATGAGATCGGCCAGCGGATCCTGGAGATAGCGCTGCACCGCCCGCTTGAGCGGCCGCGCGCCATAGACC
Proteins encoded:
- a CDS encoding aspartyl/asparaginyl beta-hydroxylase domain-containing protein; amino-acid sequence: MSDRQTEQLLAQAMQAARRGDGAAQLAFLDRACATAPRDPLVLNSRGMLHLQRQEYAEAADMFARAAKEDPKAPALWMNLAKAQRLMGDDEGERKSLEQVLSLDRRDFLGQLRMAELHQRLGETQQALQAWHAVLQLAAGSAQIAPDLRPVLDQARAWIAREQARVGEAVAAATDPYIAPLSQRDARRTRAFIDHALGRRRIYANECAGVCYPFLPADEFFDREHFPWMAALEAQTDVIREELLGIIADPGDALRPYIRLDEGSPQSKWTPLDRSLDWGACFLWEYGAPNAPVLERCPATAEVLRAIPRADIPGRGPTAFFSLLRPRKRIPPHTGVTNTRTIVHLPLVVPPGCAFRVGGETRPWRVGEAFAFDDTIEHEAWNDSDELRAVLIFDVWNPHLSLEERDVIARYFRAADASGGGGGGPI